A segment of the Corylus avellana chromosome ca2, CavTom2PMs-1.0 genome:
acaaaaatgaccaaaagacCCCTTAAGCAAAAAGTTGGATTTTGTTGACCCGCCATgggcttaatttttttatctcagttttttattctttattttattttattttaaattaaggacataattgtatttttagaAATTCTATTGGGGTAGAACAAACATTTTACGTGCTAGCCGTCTaacttaacaaaaaatcctaaccgGAGGGGGTAATTGAAATGGGCTGATAAATCAGAATCCCACATTACAAACTTTTGAAGCTTAGGAGGTACATTAAAAAAGTCGTGGTAGTTTGGGAgaaagtgaagtttctcatttttaaaatgtaatacTGGTAGAGAAATTTCCTACCATATCTGCTCATGATATACATGGTTGTGTTTTCTTACCACATTTCTAattttgcttttgtgtttttctttataTCCTTTGCAGCCATTTAGAGTTCACTGGTGTCCAATTGGTGAATTGGCCCAAATCGCTACACCAATTGAGTAAGCTTGATCTCCCTTTTGTGGTTTTACATTTGATTTacttatcttttttatttcctgATGCAGTACACTTTTTCTGTGAATCACTCCTGCCAGGGAGCTTCTATGGTTGTAATATGGTTGTAATACTGTACATTACTCTGCTTCTATGGCATTTACTTTTCTGAGTAATTTCAATCTATTTTCTGCTTAAAAAACTTGGTCTCCCCCTTGCCCAACATTTTCATTAATTGTTGTCTCTGACATGTTGATACTATCCTTCAGGGAAGTGGAATCTTCATTGAACGCATGTAAGTTTCCAGTTATTTATTGATTTCCAGAGTAAGTTTCTTCATTGCCATATTTACTATATAACATGAGAAAGCAACTTCTCTGTATAGATCACGACGTGCGGGAACACCATGGCATGCCTACTGAAAGCACTGATGCATCATCTGTGGCTCATTCATATGTTGCATACTTTGGACCAATTCCACATGCATCCTCAAGATCAAGTGATAGCGTTGATGATCCTCACTTCAATTATCCGTGGAATGGTCTATCTGGACATAATGAGATATTAAATCCCCATACCTTTTCTGCCAATGGCATTCAATACCATAGTTGGGGCCATCATTCCCCTCCCTTCTCCCAATTTGGTAACCATATCAATGGTGCTGATCCAGCTTCTGTTCCACCAGCGACACGGGGATCTAGTCACAGTGATTCTGATGCTATTACAAGGTCCAGAATGTTTCCATCTCCGCTTGTCTTTGCTCATGGGTAAGATTTCTACGCTATGGTTCCTGTTTCTTGGGAAGGAGGGTGTGGGGGGGATGTTAAGCTCAGAGAAGGATGAACacctatgtttttattttttacttttttttttgaatgatgaATCTAGATAAGCGTAGAAACTCCTTTCTAATCTCCTCATTTTGCTGACTCCGGAATGGAAATTGATTATAGTGGCATTAGTtctttaaaggtttttttttttttttcttcttttttggtctGGGCAGTTCTTTAAAAGTGCCTAGAAATGCTTCTAATGCTAGGAGTTGCGAGAAACATGTTTTCTCTTTGTTAAAAAAGCCAAAGGTTTTCTATACAGTGCAAATTATTTCTACTCTCCTTATTATGCCGAACGGAAAAGCGGTTATAGTTGCACTAGGGTTTTGCAATTAATTGGTTGTGGGATGAACctctaatataatatatttataagtCTTAAGAAATGCTTTTAGTGCTTGACGGTTGTGAGAAATGTCTTCTCTTTGCTAACAAAGCCAAGGATATTTCCCATAGTAAAAGTTGTTTATGGCTTTTTTGTTATTGTCATATCCTAAAATGCAACAGTTTGTTTTTCATGTGAAAGAAATCTTTTTCAAAGATTCTATAGAAATTTATCCATTTCTTTTGTATATCGTTATGTCTGAAAAAAGCATATTCTATCATAAAAATGACAGTGAAATGCCGAAATTGCTTTATTTGAGGTATGTACTAAATGTTCTTTGCCCTACTTTTTGTAGGTCTGGTCCTAGAGCTGGGAGCTCATTTGTCTCCTCGGCTGTTCCTCGTTATCCAGGATCCAATGCTCGCGCCCATGAGATGATCCCGGCTTCCCACCCCTTCCATCTTCAGCAACGACCTACAAATTCACCAGGCATGCCCTCATCTAACATTCCCGCGGTCAGGAGAATCGACGTTCCTGGGGGTTTGCCACTAGTAGTGGCAGCACCCCTACAACCTGATCGCAATGGCGGTTTTCCTATCTTTCATCGAACTCCTTCAGTCCGGGACCTTGAAGTAGAAAATCCTTTGCCACATCCATATAATGGGTGGGAAAGAGAGTTCTTTTCTCGTTTTCCACCTGTATTTTCCAGCAGGGACTCAGCACATGCTTCATATCATCATGCTGCTGGTGACTCTGATTCTGTCAACAGGTCTAGCAGCTTATGGCCTCGACATCGGTCCTAGAACATCTCCCCCCTACTGTGGTTGCAAAAGTATATTACCTAATTTATCCATTTGAAACTTTCAATCGAATTTCATCTAAATTATGTCGGGAAGCAAACATTGCTGTGGGTATTCATTCATAAGCATGGGTCCATTTTTgtacattttttcaaacttgttTTTTTATGTAACCACTAAACCTGTAAATTCTCTTTTGGCTATCTAGTGGTGCTATAGCATCAGTTTCTTTTTACGATTGTTTACACTCAActttatatgtatgtatgtattggAACTAGCTTTGTTAAACCAGAGGTTGTTTTAATATATGGTGTATTTGCAACTTTTGTACTGTGTTCAGAACTTTCTGCTATGTTCATCTGGTGATGCTTGATAGCTTCTGACTCTTTTTAATGTGTTTCTGAAGgtggttttaattttctgtttgaaaattgtgttttgGTAAAATATAAAGATGAAAACTGTGTTTGTCTTGTTAagagtgttttgtttttgggttacttgttaatgtttttgttttgagaagataaCAACGTATGGAGAAATGTTATTTGCAAGTGATATCGATATTATTGGAGCTACATATctctttgtcttttattttcttgttttttgaattttaaagccTGCAGAAGTCTTCACAGCTTGCCATCAAGTAGATTTTTGAAAGTgagatttaaaaagaaaaaagaaaaaagaaaaaaattaattatttggtcTCTAGGATTTTTACAGTTATACCGAACAGATCTTGAGATCATTATGGTAAACTATCTATCCGAACTTGCCATTCATTTGATGATCCACGTTACAACTAATCCCCGATTGACACGTAGAATAGCGAATGACTCAACTAGTCATGGTCCATGAATGACACTTCTATTTCTTACAagtatatttctttttctgtttctccTTTTAACTCtttatcattattttgttattcaTAGACCTGAAAAGGTTACATgaaattcaggaaaaaaaaattacctgaaccatgcataaaattattacaccGTGCAtaaaattttagtaaaattaaaacTGGGATCTAAAaggtaaaattgaaaaaaaaaacacagattctggaatattattttgtgacaCTGAGTTGTTTGATATCGTCCTTCAACTATCGTCGTCTTAATAAGTGCTTTTGATAACAAGTAATTGCCAACATATTAAGAgcatagagtttttaagtcaaaaaaacattttttgacaaaagtttcatttttaagcttttgccaaaagtgtgttttggttatttttaggctttttgaactcttaaaaacacttcctcaaaaaaaaaaaaaaaaaaaaaaaaaaaaaaaggctaaggCTAAGGCTATGTTGGCAAAGGCCAGAATACTATTCCTCAAAAAATTCAACTtcttaacatttttactttttatatcacatcaattaatttttattattatttaaataaaaaaatcactacaatttttttttttttcataccaaacatgcttactttttctcatatcaatcaatttttactacaatgAAAAGGTCGAAGGCCTTTGCCAAACTAATCCTAAATGTTTTAGGTATTTAACTTCCAGTACAAAAGACTTATAAAGTGGCTACTGAGTTTTTCATTGAATACTAGTAAGATAGGTAGAAGACACACATAAGTCGGTAAAAGAAAGCCAAGACGTTTCTTGAGAGTATGTTTTAGCATATGCTaaatcaaaactttcaattgcaatcttTTAAGCATTTTTGGTGAAAAATTAGTTATAAATTTATAGTATGCATTATAAAAGGAAATTATTATAAAACtattaaaagaagaacaaacaCTCTGAAACACGTGATATAGTCCAATGTGTAAGGACTAATCCACTACTAGATGAATAAACAACATGAATACAATAGGAGCAGCCTTGCACTAAGCCAAAGCTATTTGTCTTTTTGCCCCTTCTGTCCTAAAGAGTAGCATGCAGCTTCCAGACTTTTTATTCAGCTAAATAAGCTGAACCCATCATTACATgaattcataaaaacaaaaactccagTTTTGCTCTCAATTTGATGATATTTACCGTGCTTCCAAGAATGTAATGGTGACTCCGTTTCCTGAACTAGTTGCATGCTTGCTAGACGAAGGATCTGCTTGATGTGAATATGTAAAGAAACCCAGTTGCCTTGGTTGAGGCAATAAACTCTCACTGCTTAACATTTGAACCACAGACGACATGTTTAGTCTATTTTCTGGTTTTTGTTGCACACATAACAGACCCATATGAATTTGTCGTAATACATTAGATAGAGTGCACAAGTCACCTACCAATTCATAGATCAGCTCCATTGGCTTGTCTTCGATCCATAATTTCCATgcctaaaagaaataaaaaccaattttttgtgGGTCAAACAGAATGCCTTCAAATTGGCCCATGCCCATTAAAAGACATCGGATTACAGGGGGATCATGTGACCCTCTATATGGTCAAGAACTGCATTGTTAGTAAGtggtttgcattttttttttttaaaaaaaaaaaaaaaaaaaaaacaagtaaattaTTAGGATTTGCCACTCTTTATGCTTACATGTCCAAGAAGATTAAGATTGTGATCAGGGTGGCAAAATTCTCTGTTCTTCTTCCCAATCATTTAtaaatacatcagattttgTTGAGTACTATCGATGCACCGCATACTCAAGAGACGTATAACCACTGCCAAATACCATtgcaatgaaaaagaaattaaaaactacTAAACTTAACTTATAAAAAAGTTTAAGCATACTTACCATGTTCCAATAATCCTATTGGTCTCAGAATGAGTTTGATCTCCCCCGAATGATCAAGCAAGGCCAAAGTtggaaatttttggattcatattgTTATCTAGATGAATATTGCTAGCTTTGAGATCTCTATGGATAATTCTCAATCTAGAGTCTTCATAGCTTTAACAGCACTTTTGGTCATTCGTAACTTTAGCAAATGGAAATGGTCTAAGAGCATTCTTACCggcctcaccaaattttactaccaaaataaccaaaagtacaATTTTCACTATTTAAACTACCCACTGTTTTAAAGCATTCAAAGCAAGAATCTTACTATTTTAAGTATCAACTtctactatttaatttaaatattctttttcaaagtcttctttatttgttttttaacttttttcagtGGGTGAGCTTTGGATTCAGTTGGTCCAATGAATGTGGTGGGACTCCACACCGCATGATTCAATCAAAGTAATCAAAGAAAACGGAAAGCAAGAAAACTTTCTGTTTTCCTACGTGAGAAATCACAGAACCACCAAATCGAACCCCATTTCAATCTGCTACAGAGCAATGATCTCTCATCTATCCAGCATTGTGCAATCTGCCAAAAAGGCTCCTCACATGTCTTTGTTTGTAGTGAACAGATTAAGCATTTTAACTCTCTGATTACAGTTGGTGAATAGATTACGCATTGTGCAATCAATAGCTATAACTATGGATGCTTTTGTAGAAGATTCTTCCCACTTCTCCAAATTTAGCTCCCATGGATTCTAtaattttccttgttcttgctTATCTCTACACTCGTCCACTTTCCCTCATTGCTCAACCAACAAATCCAGTCTCCCACATCACTGTAATGGGTGTTGTTTATTGTGATATCCGCTCCAACAACACTTGATCTAGACACAGCTACTTCTTTCCAGGTAATTATCCCTTAAGACAGAAAGCTACTCTATAGTTTCATTCCCTTCTCCCAaattttctaagcaaccaaataTAGAACTAGCAGGAACAACAAATGCACcgaacaataaaataaataaataaataaaggaaagaaaaaagaaaaccagcAATGTACTTCACCCAAAGCTTTCTGCCAGAAATAGATTCTTCATCAAGCAAGCAAGTTAGAATTTCAAACAATGGACTAACCGTTACATTGCTTAAGGCTCGTTAGAGTATATGCgtaaagacaagaaaaaaattattttaaatttctttatacgTCTACTCTAGTGCTTTAATAATTACTTTCATTGCTATTGCCTGTAATAAACAACAGTAAAAACACTAAATGTTTTAGGCATTTAACTTTCAGTACAGAAGAGTTACAAAGTGGCTACAGAGTTTTTAATTGAATACTAGAAAGATATGTAGAAGACAAGGCATCAGTCGGTAAACGAAAGCCAAGAGACGACATTATCGTGCTTCAAACACTGTATTGGAGATTTCGTTAGCTGAACAAGTGCCATGCTTGCTAGAAAAATCTGCTATAGGAGAATCCGTAAAGAAACCCGGCTGTTTCGGCTTAGGCAATAAACTCTCACTGGTCAACATTTGAACAACAGACGACATGTTTGGTCTATCTTCCGATCTTTGTTGCACACATAACAAACCCACATGAATGTGTCGTAATACACTAGATAGGGTGCAAGAGTTACCTACGGCCAATTCATCGATCAGTTCCATTGGCTTGTCTTCAATCCATAGTTTCCATGCCTGAAAGAAATAAAAGCCAAATTTTAATGGGTCAGGCTGCATGCCTTCAAATTGCctataactattaaaaaagcatcaTAATAACATGGCATAATAAGATCCTCTGTACTGTCAAGAACCACATTATTAATAAGAATTTTCCCtaaaagagagaaagtaaaTTAGTAGGATATGTTACTCTTTTGAGCTTACATGTCCAAGAAGATTAAGGTGGTGGTTTGGGTGACAAAATCTGCTGTTCTTCTTTCCACTCAATATTTCTAATACTAAAACTCCAAAGctaaatacatcagatttaatTGAATACTGTCCATGCACTGCATACTCCGGAGACATATATCCACTGCCAAATATCATTGTaaagaaaagaagttaaaaaaatagttgaacTTAACCTATAAAAGAAGTTTAAGcatacttactatgttccaataATCCTATTGGTCTTGGAATCAATTTGATCTCCCCCGAATGATTTAGCAAGGCCAAAgtctgaaatttttggattcatattgTCATCAAGAAGGATATTGCTAGCTTTGAGATCTCTATGAATAATTCGCAATCTagaatcttcatgaagatagagGAGCCCTTTAGCAACACCACAAATAATGTTAATGCGCTTATGCCAATCTAGTAATTTACTCTTTGCTTGATCTGTGCAATTTCACACTCATGTTAGTACaatcaatttcattaattaaagagGATAAGTCTAAACTTCAATGCTCTAAATCAAGTCAAGGTCAaggttcaaaccaaaaataaagaagtccAAGCTTTTGTTGGGCATATATTCATAGATTAACATGTTCTCATTCTCTTGAATGCAACAACCAAGAAGCTTCACAAGATTACGATGTTGAAGTTTTGCAATCAAaataacttcatttttcaacTCGTTCAATCCTTGTTTAGAATTCTTTGAGAGTCTCTTCACAGCTATATCTCTTTCGTCTGGCAATTTACCCTGAAAGTGAAAGAGTCTATATAACTTGGACAATACAAAAAACACTAAGGATGGTGATGCCTCGCTTAGTGTCGTGCATTCCTTCACGTTGCAAATGACACCTCTCAAAAAGATGTGTCGTTACTGTGCAAACGACACCTCTTTTTGAGAGGTGACGTTTCAATAGTGGAACGACGTCACCCCTGTGACATCAACCACTGTCGAAACGACGCCAATGTCGTTTCAATAGTAATGCATGATGTTGCccggaaaatgaaaaatatagctCTTCGATTTATGTTGTCATTTACCTTGTACACAGGTCCAAAGCCACCTTGTCCCAGTTTCTTGTTGTCTGAAAAATTATCTGTTGCATTAGCTATGGTTGCTAGATCAAACATTGGTAACTCCATATCTTCCTTCCCATGACTTATCTTTGTTGTTCCTAAAATAATAAGAGATGCATGGGCATGAAAAAATCTTTGATAGTTATTTTATCCAAAGCGAAATACTTACCCCAAAATATGCTCTTGATGAAAAGCAtatttgggttttgagtttCTACCTGGGattttgagtttcttcttcCATATGTATGAGACTAGTGCAACTATTATCATTCCCATGAATAGTAATGCTGAGTTGACTATAATTGCTACTAGTTTCTTCTCACCGGAACGCCTCTTTTTCTCAAGATGCTCTGAAAGACCAAAACAGAGTCAGGTATCTAGACGGGGAAATGGGCGTGAATAAAGTGGATGAAGCAGTTGATCTCAACACCCCACTTCCTAGTTTTCCAAGCATTACAATTTGTCTAGTTGTTGTATGATCAGCTTCTTAAGC
Coding sequences within it:
- the LOC132172616 gene encoding E3 ubiquitin-protein ligase RFI2 — its product is MDGDGGVGGARGAEPQVSGVHCSICSGLVSDNGGRSRAKLQCGHEFHLDCIGSAFNTKGEMQCPNCRKVEKGQWLYANGCTRSFPEFSMDDWNHDEDPYDPSYSEMPFRVHWCPIGELAQIATPIEEVESSLNAYHDVREHHGMPTESTDASSVAHSYVAYFGPIPHASSRSSDSVDDPHFNYPWNGLSGHNEILNPHTFSANGIQYHSWGHHSPPFSQFGNHINGADPASVPPATRGSSHSDSDAITRSRMFPSPLVFAHGSGPRAGSSFVSSAVPRYPGSNARAHEMIPASHPFHLQQRPTNSPGMPSSNIPAVRRIDVPGGLPLVVAAPLQPDRNGGFPIFHRTPSVRDLEVENPLPHPYNGWEREFFSRFPPVFSSRDSAHASYHHAAGDSDSVNRSSSLWPRHRS